agttttccttttaaaaaaaatagctcatgcatatataattttataccacAATGTTAGAGGCAgatgatttcaaaatattgatgTTTTGATATTTCTAGAATATCAGTCTATACATCACAAAGTATCTTAATATATGTGGCAGTTcaaatatttcatcaaatttgcccacagtaaataagaaaaactaaaacttCTTCATCAAAATGTTGGAGGGTGCCCATTTATATTGAATCCACCTTTTTCAATGGTAACATTAAATTTACAACATAGTAAAAATGAGtaagaatatctttttaaaaattaaacctcaATTATTTAACCTAAAAATcgaatgtttttatttactaCTCATTACAACTTTTTTCCGGACTAAAGATGATGATAAACCTAATGCGACTGTTTGCAATGACTACTTAAATAGCATAACATCAACCCTCAGAATAAAATGTCAACACAAAAATCCAAGTGAGTGATTCAGTTCATTAAACTCACAGGTAAACTGAGTTTTTCTCAAATCAATAAGGAGCTTTTTATTCAGAACAATTTCATTAAGACATTTGCAGGGCAAATATGCCATCataaattttattctgaattaCAATAAAGTGCTGAATGATAATTACCTGAATCTTTTTTAGAAAGtacttttcatttatcttttcttaagTTAAAAGAGCCCTTTCTGTGGCATTAGCaaatcagagaagagaagagaaaagaagaagagagaagagaagagaggagaagagaggagagaagagaagagaaaaaagaaaagctaattttCAGTAAGGGAACAGAAAGCACTGCAACCTTTTGTGTTTAAACTAGGGTAACAAATAATTGAGACCAAAGTAATTCatgcaagttatttttaaaggtatacataaacttgaagaaagaaagaacactgtTACTGACCTTTAATACTATGGCAGTAAATTGCATACTAAAATACCTTAATTATCCTAGATGCCTAGATCTAGCTTGGCAAGCATCATGCCACTGACATGCTTTAGCTCTTTTTGTAACTAAAAGTGATTTGCAGTTCAATTACTGAATATTTCAATGTGACTTGTTAAGCTGTGTGATAAACTTTGAGGTTAAATTTAAGCAAATTCTCTACACCTAGTCACACCATCAGCACAAGCAGGACAACGCTGGAGCAGCATGAAAGGTGGGTCACTTTAGAAAGATTCTTCCTTTTACTGCATGATATATTAAGATGACAGACCTAAATTTCAACTGGGTTAATGAGTTAGAATAGATTTGTTTCCCAAATTTAGCACACAATAATTTCAGTGGATTAGAGAAAAGAAACCtcagatgtagaaaaaaaaaaaccaaaaagcttgAGCTAAGATAGCTAATTTATAGCTCTAAAAATTGTCATGCTATAAGAGTACTTCCATAAAATGAACTTTGTAACAAACTTAAGAAAACAGTGTTTTGAGTTGAAGTCGACCAACTGCTGCATAGAAAATATGCTAACATACAACAGTCAAGTTTAAGCCGGTGCATAGAGAAGATAAAGCACTTATGGTAACTGCAAATGGTAATAAGTCCATAAAGTTTGTACAACCTAGCATGGGTccataaggggaaaaaattataatagaaatggttaggaaaaaaaataaaatggaaactggGGAGAAACttgaagaagggaaggaagaagcaggaaaaaacgaccttcaattatataaaattcacaaaCCAGTAAAGTATAAAGACACCACCGAAATATGGTTAACTCTGTTCCAAACACCCAACAGCAAACAAAACCAGAATGAATAAGCCTTTGGCAGacaattttagaaatttgaatATGACATTACGTTTTTCAATAATTCACAAACAATATAttatatggtatatttatattaaatactgGGAAACCAAACTTGTGAATTTGATGCTTATAATGGTTTAGCCAATGAGAGCACGATGATATCAAGCTAAATGAATGCTGGTGTTATCACAACAGTGCTCGTTTATGAAACAACTGTTACCAATTCGTGCTTTTAACAGTGCTAAAATACAGTCAAATTATCATCTATGAAGTGAAACAAAGGTCTCTAGCTTTTCTGGGATATGCCCTTTATAATATATTCTATGATTCACTATGACACGAGCAGCAAGACACTGCAATGTAGTATGATTTATGGGCTGGATCAAATTTTTAGCTATTTCCTTCTCGTCCAGCAAGTCACTAGCAGTTTGTTTGTGCAAGTTTGTGGCATCAAAATGTGCACCTGATTTAATAAGGAGATTCATGATATCTGGATGGTTGTTCAGAGCAGCGATATGTAGGGGACTGTTGTCATCGGAGTCTCTGACGTTCACATCAGCACCACATTCTATCAGTATCGCAGTAACTTGCAGAGATGGAAATTTACAAACAGGGTACCGCCCTACACATGTAGTATTCTTGTCcacagccagatgaagagggCTGAAGTTATTCTTTCCCCTCGGATGCAGCTTAAGAAATCTGTATATAGTCTGCTTTTTGAAATGGTCCTGTTCTAGAGTACAAGGAACTTTTTCTAACAAGCAAATTAAGTGCAAGATGATGGAAAGGGCCTTATTTAACTGTAATGGGTCAGCTGGACACTGAGTTTGTTTAATAGCTCGTTCTATTTCAAGGACGCTTTTGCACAGTATGCCCATAAGATCATCAAATGTAACAGTAGTACCCAGCAGGCCTTTAGCCCTATCCTGTAGCATAAAAGAGAACAGTTCTGCAAAAGATAATAAGCTGCTGGCAGTCATTGGGCTTAACGGGTCCAAATTATTTTGCTGCATATCCAAAGCATACTTCCATAGGTTGATGCATCGTTTGAAATTGCCAGAGTCTGCATAGACAGCGCCCCTATATCTAATATAGTAAGAGGTATCAGGATGAGAAGGACCAAGAATACGCTCTCTAATTAATAGTGCCTGCATTCTCATCTCATCAGGATCGGCAATGAGACCTTCTAGCTCTTCTGCACTGTTTACCTCCTTGGCATAATCATAAGCCATTATTAGTGTCTGTGGTACTGGTTTACTAATTATATTAGTCCTGTCACTGTACCTCATGTTCATTGCCTTTTTCCAGTATTTCAAAGCCCCAAGGAGATCTCTTTTTTTGTCTACAAATGTAGCTCCCAGAAGCTCTAGAGCATTGATACGTTCCGTCTTGCTGGTCTGTGCATGGTGTGTCAGAAAATCCACAATATTCGTGTGACCAGTCACACTTGCTGAGAGAAGGGGAGTCATTCCATAACCATCCTTTTCCATCTTGGCACAATACATAAGAAGCATCTTCATGATGTCCAAACTTCCAGATTCTGCACAATCATGTAATGCAGTATTACcttaaagagaggaaaaaaagatatactttGAGGGATCAGGATATAATGTAGTACATGTATGTACTTTACAACCTGAAGAAAAGCAGGCAGCTCTAAGCCATCCTTAAGTAGGTCATACTTTgattacaaatgaggaaaaaaattatcttcaggaCCTAAAATTAGTGTCTGATACATAGCAGGGGCTGAAGaaacttgttgaataaatgacatGACCAAATTAGGTATAAAAAGCTATCCAAAGTTACCAGATGAAACTCAAAATTAATCCATAGCTTCTTGgtatttttcattaatgttttcaaGTGCATATTCTCACtaaaaatggatgaaataaaaGTAACCAGCTAAGTACAGTTTTGCTGACAGTCACTTAACTTTCTGGTCAGCTTCCACATTTACAAACAGGAATCTAGTCTTTAATATCTAAGATTTCTCAACTTGATTCTAATAGTAGTCACAAATtactttttcaatatttatttctgaGTGCCAAGTGAACTTCAGCTGCTTTAGCCAAAATTCATGGTAACAAAGTACTTCCCCCAAAAAGCTCACATAAGAAAAACAAGTCTActgaaatctgaaaaatatgTGGGTGGTTCAATATGAACTTTAAAAAGAGACATCTGAAGTGTCCTGTCATAATGGATTATTTcccattgtaattttttaaacattcttttagaTGTACTAAATGTTCTAACACTGTCCTCTTCTTCCCACACATGGATTCAAAGTGACAAGCGGCACTGGCACATTGTAAAAGCCTGTATGAAACATATTAAGATATTATAAATACCAGGTATTTTAGCTAAGTTGAATGATAAACAGTTCACTAAtcatcaaaatagaaattatcatgCAGACCTTTGATATTTATAAACAATGCAGATAATTTGGACAGTGAGTCATTTTAGGCATGTGTGTAGAAAACATTTAACATAGCAGGCTGAGACTGCTATCCTTAGAAAGACCTACTTGCAAGGTTGACCCTTGGCTGGCATTGGGGAACTTGTCTGGTTCCCTATACCGAGTATAAAACTTTTCCTAAACGTTAAGAGTGGCTCACTATGCCTAAACTGTTCATACCAACAATGAAGCTTATACTGAACATCTGGTTTCCTTCTGGAAGTTTGAAATTTTGGATATGTGCTAGTCAAAGGGTGCTATAAGACTAGCCTCCAATAAAAACCCTGAGCGCTGAGTTTCTTGTGGGTTTCCATGGGCAGAAACATGGCAAACATGTATTTTCATTGCTGGGGAAGAGTGTGCTCTTTGTGATCCCTCATGAGAGGGAGAATACATACAAATGCCTACACACAGATTCCTCTAGACCTTACCTGTGCTCTTCCCCCTTATGATCCAGGTGCATGTGCTTATTACCATTACTGTAATAAATAGTAGTCATGAGTAAAATTGTACGGTGAGTAACCTCTAAATATGGGGATGGCTTTGTGGACCCCCAACACAGCATGTATATTAGAAAGTTGTTTTATCTGAATACTTCAAATAATAAATCTACTTTAtgagtaaaattagaaaaaacaggagttattatacattaaaaatttaatttttccacaaATTTATCCTGTTTAGTCTTCCATGATATCTATAAGGACTACATACATACTCTGGATATGTTTATTCTGACTCAGGATTTCAATGGTACACAATGAAACAGTATctgataaaatgttttagaaatatgtgAGGTAATCAAGCACTGAAAGAGCCCACAACTTCTGACTACTGATGttcatttgttcaaaataatttcaattaaacATGATTGCCACTGAGTATACTTTAAAAACTCTAATGAATTGATAACCTCTACTACTCTTCACTTTTTCTAAGAAATAGGCAATATAAGGGAAATCTGAATGTAAAGAGAAAGCTTAGATGGCATTCTGCTCTAATCAGAGTAGcataaaatcaagaataaaaatgtagCAAAAGCCAGCTTAACATTTCTGCactttatttattgaaaatatataaaatatattcattttgaatatacccacatattttttttaaaaaggtggctttaaaaaaagaataaggaagactTTCACATCCAATAATGGAAGAGATACTTGTAAAATGATCACCCTTCCACTAAGAACTAGTAAAGctgaaaaaatgcatttttaaaaatttgcctgaCAGAATTTAAGAGCTAACAAGGGAACGCGAtatcaaggagaagaaagaacgCTAGAAGAGCAAAGTCCAGAATTTGGGACAGCTTTCCTACAGAACAGAATGGCCACCACCAATTCTGGAAGAGATAGCTGAAAACTTGAGCAGGACTTCTGGCAGTCTTGCAAGATTAGAGGAGAAAACTGGAGGCCAGAGCCCACATTAAGGGGAATTTTGAAAACACCCTACACGTTAGGTTAGCGCTCGGAAGGGCTACACCCTCAGGAGTCAAGGTAAACTGCAAATAGACAAGCCATCACAGGAACTGAAATCTAATTTAAAACCATCTcaatattgaattaaaataatccAAGATTGCTAGTTACATAATCAAAAGCTATATGCAAATACAAATACTATTTACATGAAGATATTATCATACTAggactcaaattattttttacattcatCACATGTAATGCTTGGTTTCCGATCAAAAATAATGGACAGAAAACGAAGAACCACaacaaaaaacaagagaaattaaagcTGACAGAAAAGCTCAACAGGAGATCCAGGTACTGacacagactttaaaataactctatttagaatattaaatgagatttttttaaaattgagaattcAACAGGaaactggaaattaaaaaaagtcaaatggaCATTCTATTAACAGAACTGAAAAATTTAGATTTACACACAGCTAAATAGAGAATTAGTGAACTAGAAGATAGGTCAgatgaaaatatacagaaagaagCATGGAgtagtaaaaggatgaaaaagcaGAGGGACAAGGTCAGAAGAGTTAACATACTCAAAACCAGAattcttgagaaagaaaatggggcaaaagcaatatttaATGAGAATTTTCAGAAGCTGATGAAAGCTTAAACTACAAATTAAATAAGTTTTACAAACTCcaagaaggataaataaaaagaaaacaacatggaGGTGCATAACAGCAAGACTGCTGAGAactaaggacaaagaaaaaatcttaaaaccagATAATGGGTAGAAATTACCAGCAAAAAAGCAACAATCAAACTGATAGCAAAGTTCTCACTAGGAACAGCAGAAGCCATGAAACatgaaatagtattttaaaacactaagGAAAATTACTCTCAACTGAGAATTCTGAATCAACATCATGAGTAAACGTGAAAATTAAAGACCATTTtaggtgagaaagaaaagaagaaggaaaaactaAAGATTGATTACCAGCAGACCTAAATACTATAAGGTGCTCTTTAGGCAGAAGATGAGCCACGTAGAAGCTTAGAGATGTGGGCATAAACATCAACAAAAACCGGTAAATTTGTGGGTAAATCTAAATTAATACTGACTTAAAAGTATTAATGTCTTGTaaggcttgaaaaaaaaaaatatatatatcagtaatatatatattaaataaataagttatatatattttatatatattttactgctatataatatatatagaagagcAAAGTCCTGCTCTTtactgctatatatatatatatatatatatatatactgctatatatatatatatagcagtaAAATACTTGACAGCAATAGCATAAAAGTAAGCAGGGTAAATGCTGGAGTTAAAGTGTCCTAAGATCTCTGTATTGttgaaaagacataaaattagaaatttatgtTAGTCTTTGAGAAGTCAAACTAGTACCATCTAGGATAACCACTAAAATAATAGTTACAAGGTATGCACACATAACTATACACAATAACTACattaacacagagaaaaaaatgaaataaggcaaaataggaaagacaaaggaaacaaaacaggataaataaaaattaaaaaggtagcTAGGagattaaaaatctaaatatcagaatttacattaaatataagagaactaagaaaaaaattttgttttgaatacaaaaacaaaaaattcaagcCACACTGCTTACTAGACACATACCTTAAATATAAGGATAGAGCTTTGGAAGtgaaaaggtggaaaaaaatataccttataccaaaattaaatataagaaaactgtctgatattaaaatatcaaagtagactttaaaatgcatgcttaaaaagaaacattttataatgatataaaattcaaaacacaaacatatatttGTTTTCACCTCATAACagatttaagatatataaaacaaaaat
The Microcebus murinus isolate Inina chromosome 11, M.murinus_Inina_mat1.0, whole genome shotgun sequence genome window above contains:
- the FEM1C gene encoding protein fem-1 homolog C, translated to MDLKTAVFNAARDGKLRLLTKLLASKSKEEVSSLISEKTNGATPLLMAARYGHLDMVEFLLEQCSASIEVGGSVNFDGETIEGAPPLWAASAAGHLKVVQSLLNHGASVNNTTLTNSTPLRAACFDGHLEIVKYLVEHKADLEVSNRHGHTCLMISCYKGHKEIAQYLLEKGADVNRKSVKGNTALHDCAESGSLDIMKMLLMYCAKMEKDGYGMTPLLSASVTGHTNIVDFLTHHAQTSKTERINALELLGATFVDKKRDLLGALKYWKKAMNMRYSDRTNIISKPVPQTLIMAYDYAKEVNSAEELEGLIADPDEMRMQALLIRERILGPSHPDTSYYIRYRGAVYADSGNFKRCINLWKYALDMQQNNLDPLSPMTASSLLSFAELFSFMLQDRAKGLLGTTVTFDDLMGILCKSVLEIERAIKQTQCPADPLQLNKALSIILHLICLLEKVPCTLEQDHFKKQTIYRFLKLHPRGKNNFSPLHLAVDKNTTCVGRYPVCKFPSLQVTAILIECGADVNVRDSDDNSPLHIAALNNHPDIMNLLIKSGAHFDATNLHKQTASDLLDEKEIAKNLIQPINHTTLQCLAARVIVNHRIYYKGHIPEKLETFVSLHR